A genome region from Sphingomonas sp. BGYR3 includes the following:
- a CDS encoding xanthine dehydrogenase family protein molybdopterin-binding subunit yields MNAVTPTRRGFLTGGALIFGMTLPIGGRAARAAAGPAAAEAIQPNAFVKIAPDNSVTVIIKHIEFGQGPATGLATLVADEMDADWGQMRVEMAPANDPLYKNLMFGTMGTGGSTAMANSWTQMRTAGASARAMLIEAAARRWGVKADAVSVAKGVVSAGDRRATFGELVADAAKLTPPEKPVLKTPEQWTLIGTDVPKVDTAIKTDGSARFTMDLKPGGTVQTAILHPPAFGATLKSMDDAAALAVPGVRAVKAIPRGIVVYADSFHAAQLGRAALTAEWDMAKAETRSSEAMAQSYIAAAAKPGRVVAKETRGDLNQTGVRTVEAAYVFPFLAHAPMEPLDIIIHAQDGKADVWMGSQFQVGEMKAIGGVLGLSPDKVTLHQQYAGGSFGRRAEPDNGFVVEAAMAAKAFGQPVPVKHVWTRENDIRGGRYRPLTVHKLTGMVDAAGNVVGWDQVIAAQSFMLPPPTEGQTQERDDASMYEGSGPENYAIPNTRLSCHVMQNGVPTLWWRSVGHTHTAYAGETFIDELLSIGSKDAVEGRLALLKDVRAKGVLTRVAERSGWGRALGEGRALGVAVHKSFGTYVAQVAEVSKGKDGLPRVHKVWCAVDCGVPVNPNVIRAQMEGGIGFGIGHALYAEVTIAEGGMVDQGNFNDYRSLRIHEMPEVEVDIIKSGADPTGVGEPGVPPSAPAVANAWRKLTGRAVRRLPFTHTDNTGNVA; encoded by the coding sequence GGGTTCCTGACCGGCGGGGCGCTGATCTTTGGCATGACCCTGCCGATCGGCGGCAGGGCAGCGCGGGCGGCCGCCGGCCCGGCAGCGGCAGAGGCGATCCAGCCCAATGCGTTCGTCAAGATCGCGCCCGACAACAGCGTCACCGTCATCATCAAGCATATCGAGTTCGGGCAAGGCCCGGCAACCGGGCTGGCGACGCTGGTGGCGGACGAGATGGATGCCGATTGGGGCCAGATGCGCGTCGAAATGGCCCCTGCCAACGACCCGCTCTACAAGAACCTGATGTTCGGCACGATGGGCACGGGCGGATCGACCGCGATGGCCAACAGCTGGACGCAGATGCGCACCGCAGGCGCGTCGGCCCGCGCGATGCTGATCGAGGCGGCGGCGCGCCGCTGGGGCGTGAAGGCGGACGCGGTCAGCGTGGCGAAGGGCGTGGTGAGCGCAGGGGACCGGCGGGCGACGTTCGGCGAACTGGTGGCGGACGCGGCGAAACTGACCCCGCCGGAAAAGCCGGTGCTGAAAACGCCGGAGCAATGGACGCTGATCGGGACTGACGTGCCCAAGGTCGATACCGCGATCAAGACCGACGGGTCGGCGCGGTTCACCATGGACCTGAAACCCGGCGGCACGGTGCAGACCGCGATCCTGCACCCGCCCGCATTTGGCGCGACGCTGAAATCCATGGACGATGCCGCCGCACTGGCGGTGCCGGGCGTGCGGGCGGTCAAGGCGATCCCGCGCGGCATCGTGGTCTATGCCGACAGCTTTCATGCGGCACAGCTGGGCCGCGCCGCGCTGACCGCCGAATGGGATATGGCCAAGGCCGAAACCCGGTCGAGCGAGGCGATGGCGCAAAGCTATATCGCGGCGGCCGCCAAGCCCGGCCGCGTGGTGGCCAAGGAGACGCGCGGCGACCTGAACCAGACGGGCGTGCGCACCGTTGAGGCGGCCTATGTCTTTCCGTTCCTGGCCCATGCGCCGATGGAGCCGCTGGACATCATCATCCATGCCCAGGACGGCAAGGCCGATGTGTGGATGGGCAGCCAGTTCCAGGTCGGCGAGATGAAGGCGATCGGCGGCGTGCTGGGCCTGTCCCCGGACAAGGTGACGCTGCACCAGCAATATGCCGGCGGCAGTTTCGGGCGGCGGGCCGAGCCGGACAACGGCTTTGTCGTCGAGGCGGCGATGGCGGCAAAGGCATTTGGCCAGCCGGTGCCGGTCAAGCATGTGTGGACGCGCGAGAATGACATTCGCGGCGGGCGTTACCGGCCGCTGACCGTCCACAAGCTGACCGGCATGGTCGATGCCGCCGGCAATGTGGTGGGATGGGATCAGGTGATCGCCGCCCAGTCGTTCATGCTGCCGCCGCCGACCGAGGGTCAGACCCAGGAGCGCGACGATGCCAGCATGTACGAGGGATCCGGCCCGGAAAACTATGCGATCCCGAACACGCGCCTGTCGTGTCACGTGATGCAGAACGGCGTGCCGACGCTGTGGTGGCGGTCGGTCGGGCATACGCACACTGCCTATGCCGGAGAGACGTTCATCGATGAGTTGCTCAGCATCGGCAGCAAGGATGCGGTCGAGGGACGGCTGGCGCTGCTGAAGGATGTGCGGGCGAAGGGCGTGCTGACCCGGGTTGCCGAACGGTCCGGCTGGGGCCGGGCGCTGGGCGAGGGCCGGGCGCTGGGCGTCGCCGTGCACAAGAGTTTCGGCACCTATGTCGCGCAGGTGGCTGAGGTGTCGAAGGGGAAGGACGGCCTGCCCCGCGTGCACAAGGTGTGGTGCGCGGTCGATTGCGGCGTGCCAGTGAACCCCAATGTCATCCGCGCGCAGATGGAGGGCGGCATCGGCTTCGGCATCGGCCACGCCCTGTATGCCGAAGTGACGATTGCCGAGGGCGGCATGGTCGACCAGGGCAATTTCAACGATTACCGCAGCCTGCGCATCCACGAGATGCCGGAGGTGGAGGTGGACATCATCAAGTCCGGCGCCGATCCGACCGGGGTGGGCGAGCCGGGCGTGCCGCCATCGGCCCCCGCGGTCGCCAATGCGTGGCGCAAGCTGACCGGACGGGCGGTGCGGCGGCTGCCCTTCACTCACACGGATAATACAGGAAACGTGGCATGA
- a CDS encoding cytochrome c family protein — translation MTSGANKAGWAVLALAAMTVPAAIWASGAAESEANLKSAASFSSIANRDARSAAIFTEMGKVLQHPRCVNCHPRTDSPLQGDEGRFHMPPVERGKDGHGVAGMECSTCHGPENVTYANGTGSIPGHPEWHLAPASMAWEGKSLRQICEQLKDRKRNGGKTLDQIVAHNAEDGLVGWGWNPGKGRTPAPGTQAQFGELTRAWVESGAKCPA, via the coding sequence ATGACGAGCGGGGCGAACAAGGCAGGCTGGGCCGTGCTGGCGCTGGCGGCGATGACGGTCCCGGCGGCGATCTGGGCGAGCGGGGCGGCGGAGAGTGAAGCCAACCTGAAATCGGCAGCATCCTTTTCCAGCATCGCCAACCGGGACGCGCGTTCGGCGGCGATCTTTACCGAAATGGGCAAGGTGCTGCAGCATCCGCGATGCGTGAACTGTCATCCGCGCACCGATTCGCCGCTGCAGGGCGATGAGGGGCGGTTCCATATGCCGCCGGTCGAGCGCGGCAAGGACGGGCATGGCGTTGCCGGGATGGAATGTTCGACCTGTCACGGGCCGGAAAATGTCACCTATGCCAATGGCACGGGCAGCATCCCCGGCCATCCCGAATGGCATCTGGCCCCGGCCAGCATGGCATGGGAGGGCAAGAGCCTGCGCCAAATCTGCGAGCAGTTGAAGGACCGGAAGCGCAACGGCGGCAAGACGCTGGACCAGATCGTGGCGCACAATGCCGAGGACGGACTGGTCGGCTGGGGCTGGAACCCCGGCAAGGGCCGCACCCCCGCACCGGGCACCCAGGCGCAGTTCGGCGAGCTGACGCGGGCCTGGGTGGAAAGCGGCGCGAAGTGCCCGGCGTAA
- a CDS encoding sensor domain-containing diguanylate cyclase codes for MMVAIGGGGAYCLLAAGTIWLTSDGRGHAALWLADAVVLALLLNHRRVKWPALLIAGWLGNLVANWVMRGWAPVLPCYGAINMAQVLFAALMLSRRMRAGGLLADARMLGHFVLWAGLVAPFFGALAGACLTSLAFGEAFWLQFQRWFLSNGLGLLVLTPFAQGLFAGDLFREWRVSAREQAIRAGLMLLMAAVSYGVFFVSPIPLLFLPFVPLLLIAFRTGRLGAQSGVMIVAVIGALATLWGHGPLPATSDNPGFQVFALQVYLLCLSLTTLPVAAVVGSRADTLADLYQRKESLKLVMANAVDVLLDFDATGRCQSAHGATEGLLGLSADALAGVPVMALDPDRSRLLGHAWARALASDQVQHVEIMPPGQPGTTAEIAFKAVRGEQSVLLGVVATIRDISDRKARELALAQAAETDGLTGIANRAGFERQLTHRMAAYADGPLTLALIDVDRFKGVNDSFGHQVGDMVLQEIAHRLKLGTRPDDLVGRLGGDEFVILFACGPSAARMACERIAAAIARTPVHDDSGTAVLCSISCGLAAHHPGQTPVDLVREADSALYAAKREGRNRVRTAA; via the coding sequence ATGATGGTCGCGATCGGCGGCGGGGGGGCCTATTGCCTGCTGGCCGCCGGTACCATCTGGCTGACCAGCGACGGGCGCGGTCACGCTGCGCTCTGGCTGGCCGATGCGGTCGTCCTCGCGCTGTTACTCAATCATCGCCGGGTCAAATGGCCGGCGCTGTTGATCGCGGGATGGCTGGGCAATCTGGTCGCCAACTGGGTGATGCGCGGCTGGGCGCCGGTCCTCCCCTGTTATGGTGCCATCAACATGGCACAGGTGCTCTTTGCGGCGCTGATGCTGTCGCGGCGGATGCGGGCGGGCGGGCTTCTGGCCGATGCCCGGATGCTGGGCCACTTCGTCCTCTGGGCGGGCCTTGTCGCTCCATTCTTCGGCGCGCTGGCAGGTGCCTGCCTGACCAGCCTGGCCTTTGGCGAGGCCTTCTGGCTGCAATTCCAGCGATGGTTCCTCAGTAACGGGCTCGGCCTGCTCGTCCTGACACCCTTTGCACAGGGGCTGTTTGCCGGCGACCTGTTCCGCGAATGGCGGGTCAGCGCGCGCGAACAGGCCATCAGGGCGGGTCTGATGCTGCTGATGGCGGCGGTCAGCTATGGCGTGTTCTTCGTCTCGCCCATCCCGCTCCTGTTCCTGCCGTTCGTGCCGCTGTTGCTGATCGCGTTCCGCACCGGGCGACTGGGCGCGCAATCGGGCGTCATGATCGTCGCGGTGATCGGCGCGCTGGCGACCTTGTGGGGCCATGGCCCGCTGCCGGCGACTTCCGACAATCCGGGGTTTCAGGTGTTCGCGCTTCAGGTCTATCTGCTCTGCCTGTCGCTCACCACCCTGCCCGTCGCGGCGGTCGTCGGATCGCGCGCCGATACGCTGGCCGACCTGTATCAGCGCAAGGAAAGCCTGAAACTGGTGATGGCGAACGCGGTCGACGTGCTGCTCGATTTCGATGCCACCGGCCGCTGCCAGTCGGCCCATGGCGCGACAGAGGGGTTGCTCGGCCTGTCCGCCGATGCGCTTGCCGGCGTGCCGGTGATGGCGCTCGATCCTGACCGCAGCCGCCTGCTTGGTCATGCTTGGGCCCGCGCGCTGGCCAGCGATCAGGTCCAGCATGTCGAGATCATGCCGCCGGGTCAGCCCGGGACGACGGCGGAAATCGCGTTCAAGGCGGTGCGCGGCGAACAGTCGGTGCTGCTGGGCGTCGTCGCCACCATCCGCGACATTTCGGACCGAAAGGCCCGCGAACTGGCGCTGGCCCAGGCGGCGGAAACCGATGGCCTGACCGGCATTGCCAACCGCGCCGGATTCGAACGGCAATTGACGCACCGCATGGCCGCCTATGCCGATGGCCCGCTCACCCTCGCCCTGATCGATGTCGACCGGTTCAAGGGCGTGAACGACAGTTTCGGGCATCAGGTCGGCGACATGGTGCTACAGGAAATCGCCCATCGCCTGAAACTCGGCACCCGGCCCGACGATCTGGTCGGGCGGCTGGGCGGCGACGAATTCGTGATCCTCTTTGCCTGCGGCCCGTCGGCGGCACGCATGGCCTGCGAACGCATCGCGGCCGCCATTGCCCGCACGCCCGTCCATGACGACAGCGGCACGGCGGTGCTTTGCTCGATCAGCTGCGGCCTCGCCGCCCATCATCCGGGCCAGACCCCGGTCGATCTGGTGCGCGAAGCCGACAGCGCCCTCTACGCCGCCAAGCGCGAGGGCAGGAACCGGGTCCGCACCGCTGCTTAA
- a CDS encoding HAD family hydrolase: protein MAMKLQVRGYELPGLIDRIPDGVTTLSLDCWDTLVWRNTHAPRDVMADLGIAGGLEPRFWAETACRQIVKNAEGRDEIVMPDIYGRMLPNAAPDRIDALIEAELQAEERHVWAFAPTIDLMRAAKARGLSIILVSDMYLTEHQLRRLVAHAAGDDVLALVDRVFVSSAYGTHKAGTLFDIVLDELGLRPDQMFHIGDNPRADYAPAIKRGIHAAHLVQFDKQAEQRLRLESAAATMVDPTMRVSRPILQPHRAAIAMRQETDPAYSLGHDVFGPSLHAFALWLRQEIDEMAARTGKRVKPLFLMRDGFLPWKIFDATFPDYGAQPIETSRFVSMRAGIHDDASIDTYVHEWLNRIPPEAVARNLLLFENEHKAFTKLVKGVDPRPAFVKAIRNPALRKKILTRTHKFADKLIAHLARAGVEHGDAVMMIDVGYNGTVQNILTPMLTSRMGLTIAGRYLFMREEQLTGYDKRGMVDIRNYDFRLVQALGTCVAVAEQLCNVAQGSTIDYQADGTPIREKADIKGQQNATRDAVQAGALAFAHAANQSLGQRAPAASDTVDARTRMAAAAMTRLFFMPTGEEAKLFESFDQDVNLGTNQMLKFVDRTHAETGLRRRGLSYINETSRMYIPGELQSFGLPLNLSLFAASRFALDIRNSDFEVGGVDIPVIMTSADGQLVMPFTARPTADGWYRIAVPIGAGKFTPAIQLGAIAEWVQIEDASWHRVSDFDDNGLPKGAPATTITEGMGEMDDDLYRCTPDAFLLAPAPAIKEPLVLTVIFRPVKWRGTAAREQATLAA, encoded by the coding sequence ATGGCGATGAAGCTTCAGGTGCGCGGATATGAACTGCCGGGCCTGATCGACCGGATACCGGACGGCGTGACCACGCTGTCGCTCGATTGCTGGGATACGCTGGTCTGGCGCAACACCCATGCCCCGCGCGACGTGATGGCCGATCTGGGCATCGCCGGCGGGCTTGAACCCCGCTTCTGGGCCGAAACCGCCTGTCGCCAGATCGTGAAGAATGCCGAGGGCCGCGACGAAATCGTGATGCCCGACATTTACGGCCGGATGCTCCCCAATGCCGCGCCCGACCGGATCGACGCGCTGATCGAGGCGGAGCTTCAGGCGGAGGAACGCCATGTCTGGGCCTTTGCCCCCACCATCGACCTGATGCGCGCCGCAAAGGCACGCGGCCTGTCGATCATCCTCGTTTCCGACATGTACCTGACCGAGCATCAGCTGCGCCGCCTGGTCGCCCATGCCGCTGGCGACGACGTGCTTGCGCTGGTCGATCGCGTCTTCGTCTCGTCCGCCTATGGCACGCACAAGGCGGGCACCCTGTTCGACATCGTGCTCGATGAACTGGGCCTGCGCCCGGACCAGATGTTCCACATCGGCGACAATCCCCGCGCCGATTATGCCCCGGCGATCAAGCGCGGGATCCATGCCGCCCATCTCGTCCAGTTCGACAAACAGGCCGAACAGCGCCTGCGCCTTGAAAGCGCGGCGGCCACCATGGTCGATCCGACCATGCGCGTCAGCCGCCCGATCCTTCAGCCGCACCGCGCCGCCATTGCGATGCGCCAGGAAACCGACCCGGCCTATTCGCTTGGCCATGACGTGTTCGGCCCATCGCTCCACGCCTTTGCCCTGTGGCTGCGGCAGGAGATTGACGAAATGGCGGCCCGCACGGGCAAGCGGGTGAAGCCGCTGTTCCTGATGCGCGACGGCTTTCTGCCGTGGAAGATCTTTGACGCGACCTTCCCCGACTATGGCGCCCAGCCCATCGAAACCAGCCGCTTCGTCTCGATGCGCGCCGGCATCCACGACGATGCGTCCATCGACACCTATGTCCATGAATGGCTGAACCGCATCCCGCCGGAAGCCGTCGCCCGCAACCTCCTGCTCTTCGAAAATGAGCACAAGGCGTTCACCAAACTGGTCAAGGGCGTCGATCCGCGTCCCGCCTTCGTCAAGGCGATCCGCAATCCCGCCCTGCGCAAGAAAATCCTGACCCGCACGCACAAGTTTGCGGACAAGCTGATCGCGCATCTTGCGCGGGCCGGCGTGGAACATGGCGATGCGGTGATGATGATCGATGTCGGCTATAACGGCACGGTTCAGAACATCCTGACGCCGATGCTGACCAGCCGCATGGGCCTGACCATTGCCGGCCGATACCTGTTCATGCGCGAGGAACAGCTGACCGGCTATGACAAGCGCGGGATGGTCGACATCCGCAACTATGATTTCCGCCTTGTCCAGGCGCTTGGCACCTGTGTCGCGGTCGCCGAACAGCTGTGCAACGTGGCGCAGGGATCGACCATCGACTATCAGGCCGACGGCACGCCGATCCGCGAAAAGGCGGATATCAAGGGGCAGCAGAACGCCACCCGCGACGCGGTTCAGGCCGGGGCGCTTGCCTTTGCCCATGCCGCGAACCAGTCGCTGGGCCAGCGCGCGCCCGCCGCATCCGACACCGTCGATGCCCGCACCCGCATGGCCGCCGCCGCGATGACCCGCCTGTTCTTCATGCCGACGGGCGAAGAGGCAAAGCTGTTCGAAAGCTTCGATCAGGACGTCAATCTGGGCACCAACCAAATGCTGAAATTCGTCGATCGGACCCATGCCGAAACGGGCCTGCGTCGCCGCGGCCTTTCCTACATCAACGAAACCAGCCGGATGTACATTCCGGGCGAGCTGCAAAGCTTCGGCCTGCCGCTCAACCTGTCGCTGTTTGCTGCCAGCCGCTTTGCGCTCGATATCCGCAATTCGGATTTCGAAGTGGGCGGCGTGGACATCCCCGTCATCATGACCAGCGCCGATGGACAGCTGGTGATGCCCTTTACCGCCCGGCCCACCGCCGATGGCTGGTACCGGATCGCCGTGCCGATCGGGGCGGGCAAATTCACCCCCGCCATTCAGCTGGGCGCCATCGCCGAATGGGTGCAGATCGAGGATGCAAGCTGGCACCGGGTCAGCGATTTCGACGACAACGGCCTGCCAAAGGGCGCGCCCGCGACCACGATCACAGAGGGGATGGGCGAAATGGACGACGATCTCTATCGCTGCACGCCCGACGCCTTTCTGCTCGCCCCGGCACCCGCCATCAAGGAGCCACTGGTGCTGACGGTGATCTTCCGCCCGGTGAAATGGCGCGGCACGGCGGCACGGGAACAGGCAACGCTGGCCGCCTGA
- a CDS encoding NIPSNAP family protein — MKRTMLVIAGALALSPRPAAAQDAVPVAPPAPTAGADTRLFELRIYYPEPGKLAALNARFRGHTTKLFARHGMTNIAYWNDAPSADAPEGRVVYVLAYADRASRDAAWAAFVADPEWQAVARASEANGKLVRMVDSIFMTATDYSPSIRPEN; from the coding sequence ATGAAAAGGACGATGTTGGTGATTGCCGGCGCGCTGGCGCTGTCTCCCCGCCCCGCCGCGGCGCAGGATGCCGTGCCCGTCGCGCCGCCCGCGCCGACAGCCGGGGCGGACACCCGCCTGTTCGAACTGCGCATCTATTATCCCGAACCCGGCAAGCTGGCTGCGCTGAACGCCCGGTTCCGGGGCCATACGACCAAGCTGTTCGCGCGGCACGGCATGACCAACATCGCCTATTGGAACGATGCGCCGTCCGCCGACGCGCCGGAGGGCCGGGTCGTTTACGTGCTGGCCTATGCCGATCGGGCCAGCCGCGATGCAGCCTGGGCCGCGTTTGTCGCCGATCCCGAATGGCAGGCCGTGGCCAGGGCATCGGAGGCGAACGGCAAGCTGGTCCGCATGGTCGACAGCATCTTCATGACGGCAACGGATTATTCGCCGTCGATCCGGCCGGAAAACTGA
- the mtnP gene encoding S-methyl-5'-thioadenosine phosphorylase, with protein MSGWTIGIIGGSGLYGVEGVEDGHWVEVHSPWGQPSDELFVGRIGHVKVVFLPRHGRGHRISPSELNARANVDVLKRLGVTDVLSISSVGSLAEERAPGTFTIVDQFIDRTRGRPSSFFGSGMVAHVSMADPVCPRLSTLARDAAIAAGATVHDGGTCLVMEGPQFSTRAESNLYRQWGCHVIGMTAMPEAKLCREAELPYALVGMVTDYDCWREGEEAVDVAAVIRQLSANAEKARALVVNLIRALPEVRPASPIDTCLDAALITALDVRDPELLGRLDAVAGRALR; from the coding sequence ATGAGCGGCTGGACGATCGGGATCATCGGCGGATCGGGGCTGTACGGCGTCGAGGGGGTCGAGGACGGCCATTGGGTGGAGGTGCATTCGCCCTGGGGCCAGCCGTCGGACGAGCTGTTCGTCGGGCGGATCGGCCATGTAAAGGTCGTGTTCCTGCCCCGGCACGGGCGCGGGCACCGGATCAGCCCGTCCGAGCTGAATGCGCGGGCGAATGTCGATGTGCTGAAGCGGCTGGGCGTGACGGACGTGCTGTCCATTTCCTCCGTCGGATCGCTGGCCGAGGAGCGGGCGCCGGGCACGTTCACCATCGTTGATCAGTTCATCGACCGGACGCGCGGCCGGCCGTCCAGCTTTTTCGGGTCGGGCATGGTCGCCCATGTGTCGATGGCCGATCCGGTCTGTCCGCGCCTGTCCACGCTGGCCCGCGACGCAGCCATCGCGGCGGGCGCGACCGTGCATGACGGCGGGACCTGTCTGGTGATGGAAGGGCCGCAATTCTCGACGAGGGCGGAAAGCAACCTGTATCGCCAATGGGGTTGCCACGTCATCGGCATGACCGCGATGCCGGAGGCGAAACTGTGCCGCGAGGCGGAGCTGCCCTATGCGCTGGTCGGGATGGTCACCGATTATGACTGCTGGCGCGAGGGCGAGGAGGCGGTGGATGTCGCGGCCGTCATCCGTCAGTTGTCGGCCAATGCGGAAAAGGCACGCGCGCTGGTCGTGAACCTGATCCGCGCGCTGCCCGAGGTGCGGCCCGCCAGTCCCATCGACACCTGTCTGGACGCGGCGCTGATCACCGCGCTGGATGTGCGCGATCCGGAATTGCTGGGCAGGCTGGACGCGGTGGCCGGGCGGGCGCTTCGCTGA
- a CDS encoding DUF2147 domain-containing protein: MAILTATFLLATPALAAAPQAITGRWLTPGNNAMVEIAPCGTSLCGRIAKILDPKAPKNAKDTNNPDPAKRTRPIEGMNILTGFTAAKADWRGQIYDPRSGKTYRSIVKRTNAGLEVKGCWGPFCQSQIWTPAK; this comes from the coding sequence ATGGCGATTCTGACGGCGACGTTCCTTCTGGCCACTCCAGCGCTGGCTGCCGCACCGCAGGCGATCACCGGCCGCTGGCTGACCCCCGGCAACAACGCCATGGTCGAAATCGCTCCCTGCGGCACGTCGCTGTGCGGCCGCATCGCCAAAATCCTTGATCCCAAGGCACCGAAAAACGCCAAGGACACGAACAATCCCGATCCGGCCAAGCGCACCCGGCCGATCGAGGGGATGAACATCCTGACCGGCTTTACCGCGGCCAAGGCCGACTGGCGCGGCCAGATCTATGATCCGCGCAGCGGCAAGACCTATCGGTCGATCGTCAAGCGCACCAATGCGGGGCTTGAGGTCAAGGGATGCTGGGGCCCCTTCTGTCAGAGCCAGATCTGGACCCCGGCGAAGTAA